In Carya illinoinensis cultivar Pawnee chromosome 7, C.illinoinensisPawnee_v1, whole genome shotgun sequence, the following are encoded in one genomic region:
- the LOC122316114 gene encoding protein FAR1-RELATED SEQUENCE 5-like has product MSCPPTSNPVDFSPFDTSFRLPAYNPDDPTQAAPSSSNVPTPAVDEQNVGSTSPSTDAHLHDADELLFDLNEDLGGTTIVEDDEMRVEEPRSGMEFESVKELTAYYKQYAKQEGFGVRTQRTRKDDEGRPVYVTVGCARGGKYQPKNSNISKPRPTTRTNCKARVNATLSKNEKWVFTTVEIVHNHITVSPKKTRLLRSHKFLDEYSQRILDLNDRAGIRMNKNFNSLVVDAGGYENLTFQEKDCRNFIDKARHLRLGKGGGEALNHYFQRMRDRNDGFVSNMDVDDDGRLRNVFWADARSRAAYEYYGDVVTFDTTYLTNRYGMPFAPFVGVNHHGQSILLGVGLISTEDTHTFV; this is encoded by the exons ATGTCATGCCCCCCAACTTCCAATCCTGTTGACTTTAGCCCATTTGATACTTCATTTCGG CTACCAGCTTATAATCCGGATGACCCGACGCAAGCGGCGCCGTCGTCATCAAATGTGCCAACCCCTGCAGTTGACGAACAAAATGTCGGCAGTACATCACCGAGTACTGATGCACATTTGCATGATGCCGACG AGTTGTTATTCGACTTAAATGAAGATTTGGGGGGTACCACTATTGTCGAAGATGATGAAATGAGGGTTGAAGAACCAAGATCAGGCATGGAGTTTGAAAGTGTGAAAGAGCTGACGGCctactataagcaatatgcgaAGCAAGAGGGTTTCGGTGTACGGACACAGAGAACTAGAAAAGATGATGAGGGTAGGCCTGTGTATGTGACTGTTGGTTGCGCCCGTGGCGGAAAGTACCAACCTAAGAATAGTAATATCTCGAAGCCACGGCCAACAACCAGAACAAATTGTAAAGCAAGAGTAAATGCTACATTGAGCAAGAATGAAAAGTGGGTTTTCACAACTGTTGAAATTGTGCACAACCACATAACTGTGAGCCCCAAGAAAACTAGACTGTTGCGATCGCACAAGTTTCTAGACGAATATAGCCAAAGGATCCTGGACCTGAATGATCGAGCCGGAATAAGaatgaacaaaaattttaattctcTTGTTGTTGATGCGGGGGGTTATGAGAATTTAACTTTTCAAGAGAAAGATTGTCGGAATTTCATTGATAAGGCCAGACATTTACGGTTGGGTAAAGGAGGTGGCGAAGCCCTTAATCATTATTTCCAAAGAATGAGAGACCGGAATGATGGCTTTGTTTCTAACATGGACGTGGATGATGATGGTAGGCTACGAAATGTGTTTTGGGCTGATGCCCGTAGTCGAGCAGCTTATGAATATTATGGCGACGTAGTAACTTTCGATACTACGTACCTAACAAATAGGTACGGGATGCCTTTTGCCCCATTTGTTGGTGTTAATCATCATGGGCAGTCCATATTATTAGGGGTGGGATTGATTTCAACTGAGGACACACATACTTTTGTCTAG